The genomic DNA CCAGGCCATTCCCACCATGGAGGCCCCATGCCGTTACCCAGAATTCTCTTTTCTCCCCAGGTCTTGAGATCCAACATGCTGAAAGAAATAGCCTCTGCAAAGAGCAGCTATACCTTCATCGACCTGGTGCGGACCCCTGTCGTACGCCGGatctccttctgcctctgctttGTATGGTTAGTTGGCTCTTGTGCTTGCACAAAGAGGAAGCTGAGACTATGATATGAAGCAGTCTGCAGCAAGTAAACCAGGCACGACTATTTGCTGAGGAAtggggcaaataatggattttctgACCCGCAGGCAATTCCGAAAAATCAGTACAAAAAATCATTTTGCGTTGAatagaaaaccatttttttcttaatttttgactaatcaaaaagttgaaaaaaaattaagtgaaacattttgttttgattttaaatattttaagattttttaaaaataaaattaaagaaatgtttgagacaaacattcattttgaaccaaaactggaaacatttagattttgtttttgtttgtttttgttttgtgtggcgttttttttttatctgaaacaATTCAGCCAAAGGGACATGAACTCCCTAAGCATTTTGATGTCATTGAGTCTGCACTTTGTGCTGAAAAAAGTTGTAGATGAgaaattttgctcagctctactaaGCCCCACTGACGCTCCACTTCATCCCATGGCATGTCAGTGACAGTCAATTTCACCTAGATTGAATTTCCCATTAGATCACAATTCAGTATGTTATAGCTAGACTTCGATAAATCCCACCTGGGAGACAGCATGTAGAGAAAACCATCAGGAGGTGATTCTACCCAGAAGCAGGAAtaggactcaggagtcctggctcctataGTCACCTATTCCTAGTACTAGGACACATTCCatgtgcagagctgggaaaagaagccAGGAATCCTTGGTCCCTCGTGTGTCCTGTTCTAGCTATTGGCCCCCATTCCTCTGAGAATTAACAACAAAGCAAAGTCCcctcttgctctaaccactagaccccacttcttccaaagctggaaatagaactcaggagttttgGCTGTCAGCTGCTCCTCAGTCTAACTCACTAGACCCTAATCCTCTCCCACAGCCATGAACAGAACACAGTGCAGTCTACCCACTTGTGCAGTCTACCCACATTTGCAGAGCCTATTGCTGAAAGGGAACACACTTGTAACAAATAAACTCAATGATAAGGACTCTCTATGCATCAATACCTGTCTGCTTCATCCCAGGTTCTCCACCAGCTTTGCCTATTACGGGTTGGCCATGGACCTTCAGAATTTCGGTGTCAATATCGTCTTGATCCAGCTGGTCTTTGGAGCTATTGATTTCCCAGCAAAATTCATCTCAGTCCTCACAATCGGCTTCATCGGGCGCCGGTTCACACAGGCCTTGACCCTCATCCTGGCTGGACTCTCTATCCTAGCCAACATCTTTGTGCCACAAGGTGGTTACTTGGTGTGCCGGATTTTCAGAGTTAGATCCAGAAGTGTTCAAGCCTTTGTCCTACCAAAGGTTCAAAGCCTGGCTGATAtggtcagctgcaggggagggagaagagccaggagagctGATCCATAAGGGCTAATGGGGCTCAAGCCCACGGATACGTCACAGCTGTGTTCTGTGGTTGAGGTACTGCAGGGTACAGAAccacctgctgctgccagggattGAAGAAGCTGACAGGTGTTTACGACACCAGTTGCCATGGCACTTCTCCGTGTAGCAACCTGAGAGTCATATTCAGCCTGATCCAGGCTGGCCTGTTGCAAGATGGTTGCGAAGTGGATGAGCTGCTGACTGGGAGGGGTGACAGACACAGTTTCACAAACAAAGCTGGGTAGATGGTTATTAGTATTTGATCATTGGGCGAGGTGCTGCATGGACCCCAGATGacatcagggtcccattgtgccgaGTACTGCACAGACCTAAAGGGAGAtagaggccctgccccaaagagctcacaatctaaatagacacaacACAGAAAGGACTATCGCTCTTATTTCTagatggcaaactgaggcacagatcctcagctggtgtcaattagcccagctccattgatttctttccccttttggctttaatggagcagctggggatttGGCCCCATTGATTCCAGCGCagatatgctgatttacagcagctgtggatctggccccatCGGCACCAGTGGCTGGGATACATCCCATTGACTCCTGACCCTTCTTGAGCATTTCAGCCTTTTTCCACATGCTTAACCCTCCTCCATTGTGTCCTTCTCCCAAGATCTGAAGATCCTGCGCACCATTCTGGCTGTCGTTGGAAAAGGCTGTCTTGCTGCCTCCTTTAACTGTGTCTACCTCTACACGAGTGAGCTGTACCCCACAGTGATTAGGTATGTAGAAAAAACTCAGAGGGTGCAGCTCAAACTTCACATGCAGCCCCATGGAACAGCAAAAGACCAGAgccaagtgactagtgattagagttggttgggaatttttcataaaaatgtatttttctgatggaaaattaatTAATCAAAGCCCAAGCTTTTCACGGAAAGTGTTAATTAGAAAAAATAGGGGGGAGGTTGgaaattacattttcaaaatgaaaatttcatttttttctggttGGAAACAACTTTGTGTTTTGGAATCTGTATTAAAAACAAACTCTTTTTTGTACAAATTTATAATGGTCAAAATCGAGTTGAAATGATGTGAGGGACccaaaccaagattttttttatactGTTGAATTCacaaatttttttgaaatttcaatagTTCGTCCTGATTCAGAAtgggaaaaatgtttgaaatctcaaaatgtaTCATGAGACAGGAAAacaatttcctgaccagctctactagtGATTTTGGGCACCTCAGGGGATGCCCACATTAGGACACCGCAACTGGGCCTCATTCTCTGCAATTGCTGAGGATGTGCCATCTGAAAAGTGAGGGCCCTCTGAGACGTCTCAGTCTAGCCACCCAAAATTGCCCTTCTAGGAACTAGGAATTGCCACATCAGATCAAAGATCAAGCTAGCCCAGTCCCagctgcaagaaaccctgcacttGTGGGGTAACCTACCTCCAGGAAAGATCCCATTTGTTAAGTTAGCACCTAGAGACCACACCAGAGCCCCATGGTGCCaactgctgcacagaccctgactgagatcatgTCCCCATTGTACCAGGCACTCCACAGATTCCGAGTGAGAGCAGGGCCTTCATTGTATAAGGCACTGCACAGAACCAAATtgagattagggccccattgtgtcaggtgctgccCAGATACATAGTGACAGCAGTCTCTGCTCTTCACAATcataatagacaagacagactgaGGGTGTGAGGAGAAAAAGATGAatggagagaggaagtgacttgcccagccaGTGACTTACGcagtgggtcagtggcagagcaaggaaaaaaaccaggtgtcctgattccctAGTCACTCTACTAGTCCACAGGGCCTGACTGAGAGGTACTGCTTGGCTTATTGCCTGTGAGCTCCTTAGCCCAGATTTTTCTCATCACTGCGGCTTATGCTAATAGCTCTGTTTGCTATGATTTCAAATTCACAGGCAGACCGGCATGGGTTTGAGCAACACCATGGCGCGTCTGGGCAGCATCATTGCCCCATTGGTGAAGATGCTGGAGGAATACATTCCCTTCCTGCCACTGATCATTTATGGAGCTGCCCCAATCATCTCCGGAATTGCAGCGACCTTCCTGCCCGAGACGCTCAACATGCCATTGCCTGAGACCATAGAGGAGGTGGAGACACGGTTAGTAGACTCTATTGGGAGGCAAGAACAGTAGCCATGACGCACCTTGTGGGGGCTTTGTGATATAGACTTGGatccactgagagagagagagattgcacaAACAAGAAATGATATGCATGATTAGATAGATAgagaagaacggccatactggatcagaccaaaggtccatcaagcccagtatcctgtcctctgacagtggccaatggcaggtgccccaaagggaatgaacagacagattatcaagtgatccatgccgtgtcacccaatcccagcttctggcaaacagaggctagggacaccattcctgcccatcctggctaatagccattgatgcacctattttccatgaatctatctagctcccttttgagccctcttatagtattggccttcacaacgccCTCTGGGAacaagttccagaggttgacagtgcattgtgtgaaaaaatactttcttgtgtttgttttaaacctgctacctattaatttcatttgttggccccttgttcttgtattatgagaaggagtaaataacaattccttatttattttctctataccactcatgattttctagacctctatcatatccccccatagttgcctctttcccaagctgaaaagtcccagtcttattaatctctcctcatacggaagccattctgaACAATAATCATTtgtattgcccttttctgaacattttccaattccaatcttttttgagatggggcgaccacatctggacacagtattcaagctgtgggcgtaccatggatttatatagaggcaatatgatattttctatcttattatctatccctttcttgatgattcccaacattctgttcgcttttttgaatgccactgcacattgagtggatgatttcagagaactatccacaatgactctaagatcactttcttgagtggtaacaactaatctAGACCCTATCTTTGTATATGtacagttaggattatgttttacaatgtgtattactttgcatttatcaacattaaatttcattttccattttgttacccagtcacccagttttgtgagatccttttatagcgtttcacagtctgcctgggacttaactatcttgagtagttttgtattatctgcaaattttgccccctcactgtttacccctttttccagattatttatgaatatgttaaataggactgatCCTagaacagacccctgagggaccccactatttacctctctccattctgagaactgaccatttatgcctaccctttgtttcctatcttttaaccagttaccaatccatgagacaaccttctctcttatcccatgactgcttattttgcttaagagcctgtggtgagagatcttgtcaaaggctttctgaaaatctaaatacactatatccactgtatCTCCTTTGTCCGCttgcttgttgacccctcaaagaattcaagtagattggtgaggcatgatttcccttaacaaaaaccatattgactatttcccaacaaattatattTATCTATGTTTCTGACAATTTtcttctttacgatagtttcaaccaatttgcccggaactgaagtgaggcttatcagcctgtagttgccagggtcacctctggagccctttttaaaaattggcatcacattagctatcctccagtcatttagatagattagatagataatcTGATCCCATTAACTCCAGTGTATCTATGGCTGATTTGCACCAGGTGGGATCTGGCCCCAACAGCTCCAAGCATGTTTTAAGCCAAGTACATCTCTTGATGCttgtataaatgttaatatttactgATATTCTTTTTCATTGAGACCCAGGCATCTGAGAGATGAAGAACAACAAATGAAGATCCTTCTGAATCCCACCATGCCAGACACAGCCGAGGAAGCCAGTTAAGGAAAGAAAAACGAGCAACTGTTGTAGGGGCTATGggtacaatttttaaaagtgcctatgTGCCTTAGGAGCCTACGTTCCATTTTCACCAGTGACTTAGCAACTCTCATGATAGTTAAGTGCCTCATCTACCTGAACACTTCTGAACATCCCTCTGGGCACTTATCTGAATCtcttggcacctaaatacctttgaaaatgtggctcccaatcacttttgaaactgggggcttaggcacttttgaagacTCCGCCCTATCTCTTTTACTGTTTTAATCATGCCAGAAGTACTATGCAGGCATCAGTGACAACTCCATAGGGGTTGAATTTTGCACTTAATGCAGGGAATCAACCTCTTCAAACAGCATGTTGACCTCTAAATCACAGCAGGAATTTATACCACGTGACCTGCTGCTGTGCAAGGTGGGAGACATGAATCAATTACTCTCTTTAGATCCTCCATGTAGTTCTAAACCTGGTGTTGCACTCTGCTGGGATCCAACATATGGTACCCAAGAGCTCAGCAAATacttttgggccagatcctcagcacgTGTTAATGCACATAGTTGAGGATTGGCCCAATACTGCAAGGCACAAATGGggtaggcagcaaggggcaaagtTTTGGTTGACAAATTTTGCACAGCTCCACTAGTCACAGATTGGCTTAAGGCCCGAAGCATGAGGTTTATATGCCTTTTAAAACTCTTTGCTGTATTATTGATATTCCTGTTACCTATAGAGCTGTCCAGTTCccctttgaatcttgctaagttgTGGTTTCAATGTCATCCTGTATCAGTGAGTTCCACCGTCTAACACCATCATGCCAGAAAGGATATTTCCTTTGTTCAGTTTTGAAAGcagggaagggaacccaggagtccggattCTCAGCTTCCCCTTCCCTAGCCCACTATATTTTACTTCCCTCAGAGtcgggagtcctgactcccaacccccccccccaatacaaaCACACTCtaacctcccctcccattccagagctaggaatggaacccaggagtcctgaccctcaTTCCTGCTGCTCAGACACACTAAACTCCATTCCTTCCAGAACTGGTAaccaaacccaggagtcctgattctcagcccGTACAGCTATGACCACTAAACCCTACTTTCCTCACATTCCTCACAATGGAACCCAAGAATCCTGATGCCTAGTTTTAACCTCCAGACCACtcaattacaccagtataaatcacgACTGAAGGGTGACTACAGCTTGAGCAgtcatacctgagctagcttgactcttgctggCTCAGGTACCAGAGCAATAATTCAGCGCAGGCTGTACAAGCCTGTCTGGACCCCTGGGTCATTAGTCACAGGACTAGCCCACGCTGAAGCATGTGCTGCTGCATAGACAGACCCTAACTCAGCTGCCTTGGTTGGATTTGAGAATCTGTCTCCTTGTCCCTATGTTTTGTGTtaataaaatgcacattttcatttaaaaaaaaatccagttaacaGGATCAAAATGTGGCTCATCCCGATCCATGTAGGGTTTAAACTCCACCTAGAGTTTAAACCCTACATGGGGCAAAAGCATCTATTTACTGTACAAAGAAAATACCTATGTGAAATGCTGTGGCAAATAAACAGTTTCTGTTGCACTTGGCAGTGTTCTTCTTGAAGGCAGGTTCTGCATTCTTTGGAAGCTAGGCTCAGGGTTCAAGTACAGACGCTGGTTCTGGTTACATCCTCAGTctctggggtgctggggggaacACAGCCATCCCATACAATCATACTCTGCTCTTCTCTGTGCTCTCCGAGGGCTTTTTGCGTATTGCTTAACCAAGCCTCACACCCTCATTGAAGTTAGGTGAATATTATTGTACCCGTATGACAGAGTAACAAAATAAGGCACAGAGCAACATGACCGAGGTTCTGGATGGAAAGTCAGTGAGAGAGCTAAGGATAGAGCCCCAGAGTTCTGACtcacagcaccccccaccccactaccACCACTACCActagagcccactcccctcccagagttgggaaCAAAACACAAGACTCCCAGCTATCAATACTCTACTACTATTCTAACCACAAGATAACACTCCTTCCGGTGTTTGGAACAAAACCCAAGCATCTGAGTTTCCAATCCTCTGCTCTGatcactagaccaggggtaggcaacctatggcacgtgtgccgaaggcggcacgcaagctgattttcagtggcactctcactgcccagtcCTGGCCACcgtcctgggggctctgcattttaatttaatttaaaatgaagcttctgaaacattttaaataccttatttacgttacatacaatattttagtattatagacttatagaccttctaaaaacattaaaatgtattactggcacatgaaattagagtgaataaatgaagacttggcacaccactcctgaaaggttgctgacccctgcactagactatACTATTTCCTCCCCAAATAGGCAATAGAACCCTGAAATCCAGACTCTCAGTCCCTCCCATTTCCACTGCTAGATCATAAACCCCTtgtagagatgggaacagaacccaagagccTTGACGCTAAGTCCCCGCTATGCATCGCTAACCCACCAGACTCCATTTCACTCTATTCCCAGAGCTGgcaatagaacccaagagtcctgactcccagttcccccGCTCTATCCATGAGACCTTCCTCCccagccacatctgggaataaaacccagtaaccctgactcccaggccccatACTTTAGTCACTAGACCCCTACTAACCTccgagagccaggaatagaactcaggagtccagactcccagccctacctgctctccccactagaccccacaacccttccagagctaggaatagaagctaggagtcctgactccctgccccctcccccctgctctcacccactagaccccactcccctcccagagccaggaatcccAACTTGCAGTCCCCATTGCCCCACACAGCCCAGTGGAGCACAGAAAATAACCCCATATCATTTCACATGAATGTATGACTGCTCTCCCAGAAATAGGGTTGAGGGGTCTGTGACTGCTAGTATGAGCCATTGAGTTAACAACGCCTTgtgacttggggtatgtctacactacgggattaatctgaatttatataatttgaattttggaaacagattgtataaagttgaatgtatgtggccacactaagcactccctcctgctctcacccactagaccccactcccctcccagagccaggaatcccAACTTGCAGTCCCCATTGCCCCACACAGCCCAGTGGAGCACAGAAAATAACCCCATATCATTTCACATGAATGTATGACTGCTCTCCCAGAAATAGGGTTGAGGGGTCTGTGACTGCTAGTATGAGCCATTGAGTTAACAACGCCTTgtgacttggggtatgtctacactatgggattaatctgaatttatataatttgaattttggaaacagattgtataaagtcgaatgtatgtggccacactaagcacattaatttggtggCGTGCTtccatgtactggggctagcgtcgatttctggagcattgcactgtgggtagctatcccatagctatcccatagttcccgcagtctcctccgcccagtggaattctgggttgagatcccaatgcctgatggggccaaaaacattgtcgcgggtggttctgggtatatcctcccccctctccagggaagcaacggcagacaaccgtttcgcgcctttttcctgggtgaacagtgcagatgccatacaatggcaagcatggagcccgctcagctcaagacagcagtcatgaacattgtaaacacctcgcgcgttatcgtgcagtttatgctgaaccagaacctgcaaaaccaggcggcaagGAGTAAGCTACGGCAGCGCagcagcgagagtgatgaggatatggacatggaattctatcataCCGCAGGACCCAGTTCTTTGGAGATcttgctgttaatggggcaggttataaccgtggaacgccgattctgggcaagggaaacaagcacagactggtgggaccgcatagtattGGAGTTGTGGGACGATtaccagtggctgcaaaactttcgcatgcgtaagggcattttcttggaactttgtgacttgttttcccctaccctgaagcaccagaataccaagatgagagcagccctcacagttgagaagcgagtggcgatagccctgcggaagcttgcaacgccagacagctaccggtcagtcgggaatcaatttggagtgggcaaatctactgtggcgGCTGCTGTGATGCatgtagccaaagcaatcactcaggtgccactacgaaaggtagtgacactgggaaatgtgcaggtcatagtggatggctttgctgcaatgggattccctaactgtggtggggcgatagatggaacccatatccctatcttgacaCCAgggcaccagggtacccagtacataaaccgcaaggggtacttttcaatggtgctgcaagcacttgtggatcacaagggacgtttcaccaacatcaacgtgggctggccgggaagggttcatgacgctcgcgtcttcaggaacactactctgtttaaagggctgcagcaagggacttactttccggaccagaaaataaccattggggatgttgaaatgccaatagttattcttggggacccagcctaccccttaatgccatggttcatgaagccatacacaggcagcctggacaggagtcaggagctgttcaactacaggctgagtaAGTGCCGAagggtggtagaatgtgcatttggccgtttaaaaggtcgctggcgatcgttactgacttgctcagacctcagccaaaccaatatccccattgttatttctgcttgctatgTGCTGcaaaatctctgtgaaagtaatggggagacctttatggcggggtgggaggctgaggcaaatcgcctggctgctgattacacacagccagacaccagggcgattagaagagcacaccaggaagccctgtgcatcagagaagctttgaaaaccagtttcatgagtggccaggctacagtgcgaaatttctctttgtttctccttcatgaaaacccgccccctttattgactcattctctgtaaggaacccaccctcccccttctcccagcttgctttcaaaggaaataaagtcactatggtttaaaaatcatgtattctttattaattgattataaacatagggagagaactgacaagataatctgggtgaggtttggaaggaggataggagggaagtaaaaggccattgaaaaaattcaatataatgacagccttt from Chrysemys picta bellii isolate R12L10 unplaced genomic scaffold, ASM1138683v2 scaf961, whole genome shotgun sequence includes the following:
- the LOC101949823 gene encoding solute carrier family 22 member 6-A-like isoform X1, producing the protein MAQSIFMTGILVGGIIFGGLSDRFGRRSPLIWCYLQMAVTGTCTAFSPSFTAYCIFRFLTGMAFSGIMMNSVSLSVEWTPTRTRAVVVTMFGYCYTIGQFILAGVAYAIPNWCWLQLVVSLPYFISFIYSWWFAESARWLVIAGRPDEAVKQLQRVARINRKKEEGDKLNTEVLRSNMLKEIASAKSSYTFIDLVRTPVVRRISFCLCFVWFSTSFAYYGLAMDLQNFGVNIVLIQLVFGAIDFPAKFISVLTIGFIGRRFTQALTLILAGLSILANIFVPQDLKILRTILAVVGKGCLAASFNCVYLYTSELYPTVIRQTGMGLSNTMARLGSIIAPLVKMLEEYIPFLPLIIYGAAPIISGIAATFLPETLNMPLPETIEEVETRPRHLRDEEQQMKILLNPTMPDTAEEAS
- the LOC101949823 gene encoding solute carrier family 22 member 6-A-like isoform X2, whose protein sequence is MAQSIFMTGILVGGIIFGGLSDRFGRRSPLIWCYLQMAVTGTCTAFSPSFTAYCIFRFLTGMAFSGIMMNSVSLSVEWTPTRTRAVVVTMFGYCYTIGQFILAGVAYAIPNWCWLQLVVSLPYFISFIYSWWFAESARWLVIAGRPDEAVKQLQRVARINRKKEEGDKLNTEVLRSNMLKEIASAKSSYTFIDLVRTPVVRRISFCLCFVWFSTSFAYYGLAMDLQNFGVNIVLIQLVFGAIDFPAKFISVLTIGFIGRRFTQALTLILAGLSILANIFVPQDLKILRTILAVVGKGCLAASFNCVYLYTSELYPTVIRQTGMGLSNTMARLGSIIAPLVKMLEEYIPFLPLIIYGAAPIISGIAATFLPETLNMPLPETIEEVETRHLRDEEQQMKILLNPTMPDTAEEAS